In Isoptericola jiangsuensis, the following proteins share a genomic window:
- a CDS encoding OmpL47-type beta-barrel domain-containing protein, whose amino-acid sequence MAARSVTLKIQNDLDVALVSDHDSIQHGIWGTAPPPRIEPGTTGQGVAESSGVATGTEGTVWYRLDVPGSTGLVRFHWDNPFAGSNNYDQDGPAVVSVVRLGDGRGNDSTAHWVVADASTTGDGIPDAWKTAGATIDPGGGVGPQYVDLPAMGATVGKPDLFVHLDWMEDGTHTHRPTDAAIKLVVDAFAAAPYIARNGAVGINLHVDAGPSSIMNFGTGATWGGLSRAASVGEVTQLGTGTVDAANRLVTYDWTEFDKLKNRTGGVVQSGRAPIFRYAVAAHQLASSGNSGVGRLRGSDFVVSLGTFVGVTDRQTAGTFMHELGHNLGLDHGGTDAVNNKPNYPSVMNYLWQFSGVSRGGAFVVDYSRVALALLKEAALNETVGLGPGAVGYATARWVPGAGGAPGAFVNVANAAGPVDWDADGAANKTAVPFDVNGDGTRTDLQPCNDWLNVKLRGGAIGAGGFAPPPMVTSVPRELTPADQARIRPPDSTPPVTSASVWPTPNAAGWNRTAVTVTLTATDDISGVARTVYDVDGVGPTTYTSPVPIGTEGVHEFGYSSVDHSQNTEARHEIAVRLDLTAPEVVISYDPVVDDLVVEGRDGLSGVVASPVPPTSRSDVEWTPFGSDVAELRVYEVRDRADNVTTLHLKVRCSPFAFEASVLAIRYDDARSRDHALDERPPSETEEPRTVGRASSRAPRNTMVFERLVGRNASAPLLGVRQLVAIGAGDARRTVKARWDALDDLTILVRESGTGTCGPCGPDREREEREQREREEREREEREEREEREEREQREQREREEREQREREDREREEREREREERERERERGRTGCCGDDDAGDDGAHEGGRDDRGSDDADAPCGPTVVSETDLRGLLVLHVMSEDGRLHVLE is encoded by the coding sequence CGACCAGGACGGCCCCGCCGTCGTGAGCGTGGTCCGGCTCGGTGACGGCCGGGGCAACGACTCCACCGCGCACTGGGTCGTGGCCGACGCCTCGACGACCGGTGACGGCATCCCCGACGCCTGGAAGACCGCCGGGGCCACGATCGACCCCGGCGGCGGCGTCGGCCCGCAGTACGTCGACCTGCCCGCGATGGGCGCCACCGTCGGCAAGCCCGACCTGTTCGTCCACCTCGACTGGATGGAGGACGGCACCCACACGCACCGGCCCACCGACGCGGCGATCAAGCTCGTCGTCGACGCCTTCGCGGCGGCGCCGTACATCGCCCGCAACGGCGCGGTCGGCATCAACCTGCACGTCGACGCCGGCCCGAGCAGCATCATGAACTTCGGGACCGGGGCGACCTGGGGCGGACTCAGCCGAGCGGCGTCCGTCGGCGAGGTCACCCAGCTCGGCACCGGGACCGTCGACGCCGCCAACAGGCTCGTCACCTACGACTGGACCGAGTTCGACAAGCTCAAGAACCGCACCGGCGGCGTCGTGCAGTCCGGCCGCGCGCCGATCTTCCGGTACGCCGTCGCGGCGCACCAGCTGGCCTCCTCCGGCAACAGCGGCGTCGGCCGGCTACGCGGGTCCGACTTCGTCGTCAGCCTCGGCACGTTCGTGGGCGTCACCGACCGGCAGACGGCCGGCACCTTCATGCACGAGCTCGGCCACAACCTCGGGCTCGACCACGGCGGCACGGACGCCGTGAACAACAAGCCGAACTACCCGAGCGTCATGAACTACCTCTGGCAGTTCTCCGGGGTCAGCCGCGGTGGCGCGTTCGTGGTCGACTACTCGCGGGTGGCGCTCGCCCTGCTCAAGGAGGCTGCGCTCAACGAGACCGTCGGGCTCGGACCCGGCGCGGTCGGCTACGCGACAGCCAGGTGGGTCCCGGGCGCGGGCGGGGCACCGGGCGCGTTCGTCAACGTCGCCAACGCCGCCGGGCCCGTCGACTGGGACGCCGACGGCGCCGCGAACAAGACCGCGGTGCCCTTCGACGTCAACGGCGACGGCACGCGGACCGACCTGCAGCCGTGCAACGACTGGCTCAACGTCAAGCTGCGGGGTGGCGCGATCGGCGCCGGCGGCTTCGCCCCGCCGCCGATGGTCACCTCCGTCCCGAGGGAGCTGACGCCCGCGGACCAGGCGCGCATCAGGCCGCCGGACAGCACCCCGCCGGTGACCTCGGCGAGCGTCTGGCCGACGCCCAACGCCGCCGGCTGGAACCGGACCGCCGTCACCGTCACGCTCACCGCGACCGACGACATCTCGGGCGTCGCCCGCACCGTCTACGACGTCGACGGCGTCGGGCCGACGACGTACACCTCGCCCGTGCCGATCGGCACCGAAGGCGTGCACGAGTTCGGATACTCCTCGGTCGACCACTCGCAGAACACCGAGGCGCGGCACGAGATCGCGGTCAGGCTGGACCTCACCGCGCCCGAGGTGGTGATCAGCTACGACCCGGTCGTCGACGACCTCGTCGTCGAGGGTCGTGACGGCCTCTCCGGTGTGGTCGCGAGCCCGGTCCCGCCGACGAGCCGGTCCGACGTCGAGTGGACGCCCTTCGGCTCCGACGTCGCCGAGCTGCGGGTCTACGAGGTGCGGGACCGCGCGGACAACGTCACGACGCTCCACCTCAAGGTCCGGTGCTCGCCCTTCGCGTTCGAGGCCAGCGTGCTCGCGATCCGGTACGACGACGCCCGGTCCCGCGACCACGCACTCGACGAACGGCCACCGTCCGAGACGGAGGAGCCACGCACGGTGGGCCGCGCGAGCTCGCGCGCACCACGGAACACGATGGTGTTCGAGCGGCTCGTCGGGCGGAATGCGTCGGCACCGCTGCTCGGGGTGCGCCAGCTCGTCGCCATCGGCGCGGGCGATGCGCGCCGGACGGTGAAGGCTCGCTGGGACGCGCTCGACGACCTGACGATCCTCGTCCGCGAGTCGGGCACGGGGACGTGCGGTCCGTGCGGACCGGACCGTGAGCGGGAGGAGCGGGAGCAGCGGGAGCGGGAGGAGCGTGAGCGGGAGGAGCGGGAGGAGCGGGAGGAGCGGGAGGAGCGGGAGCAGCGGGAGCAGCGGGAGCGGGAGGAGCGGGAGCAGCGGGAGCGGGAGGACCGTGAGCGGGAAGAGCGGGAGCGTGAGCGGGAAGAACGGGAGCGTGAGCGGGAGCGTGGTCGGACCGGGTGCTGTGGGGACGACGACGCCGGCGACGACGGGGCGCACGAGGGTGGGCGCGACGACCGCGGCAGCGACGACGCCGATGCACCGTGCGGTCCGACCGTGGTCTCCGAGACCGACCTGCGGGGACTGCTCGTGCTGCACGTGATGTCCGAGGACGGGCGTCTGCACGTGCTCGAGTGA
- a CDS encoding LacI family DNA-binding transcriptional regulator — MTTTGTPPPSTTAPTIAQIAREVGVSAPTVSKVLNGRTDVADSTRTRVEDALERAGYRRRRAAPPAAGTGLIDLVFHHFGSIWSLGIIRGVEKAAAAARSSVILSELGGLHRPPQTWLDATLLRPPVGVLLVASGLSAPQRRQLVSRGIPFVVIDTDGEPPVDVPVVGSDNWNGGLVAARHLLQLGHRRIAVISGPADMLCSRARLDGFRSAFDGSGVTFDPHLRRTGDFEVESGYRAGRDLLDRPDRPTAVFAGSDMQALGVLRAARDLGLRVPEDLSVVGYDDVPLAQWTAPALTTVRQPLEEMGSAAARMLFELADQQTPLSTKLNLGTDLIVRETTAPPPP, encoded by the coding sequence ATGACCACCACGGGGACACCACCACCGAGCACCACCGCGCCCACGATCGCGCAGATCGCGCGCGAGGTCGGCGTGTCCGCCCCCACCGTGTCCAAGGTCCTCAACGGCCGCACCGACGTCGCCGACTCCACCCGCACCCGCGTCGAGGACGCCCTCGAACGCGCCGGCTACCGGCGTCGCCGCGCCGCACCCCCCGCCGCGGGCACCGGCCTCATCGACCTCGTCTTCCACCACTTCGGGTCCATCTGGTCCCTCGGCATCATCCGCGGCGTCGAGAAGGCCGCCGCCGCCGCCCGCAGCAGCGTCATCCTGTCCGAGCTCGGCGGCCTCCACCGCCCGCCCCAGACCTGGCTCGACGCCACCCTGCTGCGACCGCCCGTCGGCGTCCTCCTCGTCGCCTCCGGCCTCAGCGCACCCCAACGCCGCCAGCTCGTCAGCCGCGGCATCCCGTTCGTCGTCATCGACACCGACGGCGAACCCCCCGTCGACGTCCCCGTCGTCGGGTCCGACAACTGGAACGGCGGCCTCGTCGCCGCCCGCCACCTCCTCCAGCTCGGCCACCGCCGCATCGCCGTCATCAGCGGCCCCGCCGACATGCTGTGCAGCCGCGCCCGCCTCGACGGGTTCCGCAGCGCCTTCGACGGCTCCGGCGTCACGTTCGACCCGCACCTGCGCCGCACCGGCGACTTCGAGGTCGAGTCCGGATACCGCGCCGGCCGCGACCTCCTCGACCGCCCCGACCGTCCCACCGCCGTGTTCGCCGGCTCCGACATGCAGGCACTCGGCGTCCTGCGCGCCGCCCGCGACCTCGGCCTCCGCGTCCCCGAGGACCTCTCCGTCGTCGGCTACGACGACGTCCCCCTCGCCCAGTGGACCGCCCCCGCCCTCACGACCGTCCGTCAGCCCCTCGAGGAGATGGGCTCCGCGGCCGCCCGCATGCTGTTCGAGCTCGCCGACCAGCAGACCCCCCTGTCCACCAAGCTCAACCTCGGCACGGACCTCATCGTCCGCGAGACCACCGCTCCCCCGCCCCCCTGA
- a CDS encoding ABC transporter permease, translated as MAHGAGALTAPPADTGGELAPPAESRQGGKEPRRSRGHRLTWRQALRKDWRLYTFVALPLLFFAVFKYAPMIGNVIAFRRFRPGGNPLGDEWVGFYYFEMFINNQQFWTVFWNTVILGLLTLAICFPLPIVLALLLNELRSRRFKKIVQTISYLPHFMSIVIVAGLVLQLTSVNGTVNQLVTLFGGDPIAFMQQPEWFRTIYVSSEVWQTVGWGTILYLAALTTIDDQLYEASRIDGANRWQQTWHITLPGIRPTMMVLLILNIGTFMAVGFEKVLLLQNPLIYSTADVISTYLYRVGIQSAQFSYGTAIGLFEAVIGLVLVLTANYVSRRTVGASLW; from the coding sequence ATGGCACACGGTGCCGGGGCGCTGACGGCCCCGCCGGCGGACACGGGCGGTGAGCTCGCCCCGCCGGCCGAGAGCAGGCAGGGCGGCAAGGAGCCGCGACGGTCGCGCGGCCACCGCCTCACGTGGCGGCAGGCGCTGCGCAAGGACTGGCGGCTGTACACGTTCGTCGCACTGCCGCTGCTGTTCTTCGCCGTCTTCAAGTACGCGCCGATGATCGGCAACGTCATCGCGTTCCGCCGGTTCCGGCCGGGCGGCAACCCGCTGGGCGACGAGTGGGTCGGCTTCTACTACTTCGAGATGTTCATCAACAACCAGCAGTTCTGGACGGTGTTCTGGAACACCGTGATCCTGGGCCTGCTGACGTTGGCGATCTGCTTCCCGCTGCCGATCGTGCTGGCGCTCCTGCTCAACGAGCTGCGCTCGCGCCGGTTCAAGAAGATCGTGCAGACGATCTCCTACCTGCCGCACTTCATGTCGATCGTCATCGTCGCGGGCCTCGTGCTCCAGCTGACGTCCGTCAACGGCACGGTGAACCAGCTCGTCACGCTGTTCGGCGGCGACCCGATCGCGTTCATGCAGCAGCCCGAGTGGTTCCGCACCATCTACGTCAGCTCCGAGGTCTGGCAGACCGTCGGCTGGGGCACGATCCTCTACCTCGCCGCCCTGACGACCATCGACGACCAGCTCTACGAGGCGTCCCGCATCGACGGCGCGAACCGCTGGCAGCAGACCTGGCACATCACCCTGCCGGGCATCCGCCCGACCATGATGGTGCTGCTCATCCTCAACATCGGCACCTTCATGGCGGTCGGGTTCGAGAAGGTCCTGCTCCTGCAGAACCCGCTCATCTACTCCACGGCGGACGTCATCTCGACCTACCTGTACCGGGTCGGCATCCAGTCCGCGCAGTTCTCCTACGGCACCGCGATCGGCCTGTTCGAGGCCGTCATCGGGCTGGTCCTCGTCCTCACCGCGAACTACGTGTCGCGCCGCACGGTTGGAGCGTCCCTGTGGTGA
- a CDS encoding carbohydrate ABC transporter permease has protein sequence MVTETRTPDLAAVRQSTTTIKDTPGYRTFRWSNVVLLLIVCAVTLYPFVNLVAKAFSSEGFIAAGEVNLWPRGFNLDTFQVVLGDSLFWRNYGNTLLYTVLGTAISMALTTPYAYALSRQHLKGRNFFIGVAVFTMFFSGGLIPNYILVADILGMRNTMWAIVLPGAISVFNLLVMKSFFENFPAELEEAAAIDGLTTYGIFFRIVLPLSKAVLATMTLFYAVGLWNSWFNAFLYLDQKELFPVTVYLRNLIAAATSPAAGSTGMEAVQIGANIQAVTMLLTVLPIICLYPFIQRYFVSGVMLGSVKG, from the coding sequence GTGGTGACCGAGACCCGCACCCCCGACCTGGCGGCGGTCCGCCAGAGCACGACGACCATCAAGGACACGCCGGGCTACCGGACCTTCCGCTGGTCCAACGTCGTCCTGCTGCTGATCGTCTGCGCGGTGACGCTCTACCCGTTCGTCAACCTGGTCGCCAAGGCGTTCTCCTCGGAGGGCTTCATCGCGGCCGGCGAGGTCAACCTGTGGCCGCGCGGCTTCAACCTGGACACGTTCCAGGTGGTGCTCGGCGACTCGCTGTTCTGGCGCAACTACGGCAACACCCTGCTGTACACGGTGCTGGGCACGGCGATCTCGATGGCCCTGACGACGCCGTACGCGTACGCGCTGAGCCGGCAGCACCTCAAGGGGCGCAACTTCTTCATCGGCGTCGCCGTGTTCACGATGTTCTTCTCCGGCGGCCTGATCCCCAACTACATCCTCGTCGCGGACATCCTCGGGATGCGCAACACGATGTGGGCGATCGTCCTGCCGGGCGCGATCAGCGTCTTCAACCTGCTCGTCATGAAGTCGTTCTTCGAGAACTTCCCGGCCGAGCTCGAGGAGGCCGCCGCGATCGACGGCCTGACGACGTACGGGATCTTCTTCCGGATCGTGCTGCCGCTGTCCAAGGCGGTGCTGGCGACGATGACGCTGTTCTACGCCGTCGGCCTGTGGAACTCGTGGTTCAACGCGTTCCTGTACCTGGACCAGAAGGAGCTGTTCCCGGTCACGGTCTACCTGCGCAACCTCATCGCGGCCGCGACCAGCCCCGCGGCGGGCTCCACCGGCATGGAGGCCGTGCAGATCGGCGCGAACATCCAGGCGGTGACGATGCTGCTCACCGTCCTGCCGATCATCTGCCTCTACCCGTTCATCCAGAGGTACTTCGTCTCCGGGGTGATGCTCGGCTCGGTCAAGGGCTGA
- a CDS encoding extracellular solute-binding protein, which produces MKSTRMRTAVAAVSISTLALGLAACSSSDEGGSGDGEATGDGVSIGAEQSVGAMEDFAAGETFQATEPVEFSLLYRDHPNYPVQDDWSVFQQLEANQNVTFTRTDVPLADWDQKKALLIGSGETSDIMSVTYPGQEVQFVSGGALLPVSDYLEYMPNFSQKLADWDLSEDVDNLRQEDGKFYILPGVREVTDVQYSVVVNDDMWTKAGITEDPATWEEFAADLQTVKDANPDVDYAFSDRWTDSQPLGAMLQYMAPNFGASGGWGYSNTWYDAASGEFTFNGTSEGYRELLDTVAGMIESGAMDPEITQNDDQAKQKFISGKSAAISGNTQEITAYRTALEDAGKDVKIRMLTLPAGPAGSNLMPSRLSSGLMIAADAAEKPYFKALLQYVDWQYYSDEGIEFAQWGVEGETYDTVDGVRTLKDDIGWNAINPGAPKMLNTDFGYSNGVFLLANGSSQELLESVMSDETKEWTRAVLDAKTVLPVTPAARLDEMELEQVSLLDTQLKDAVMAATAAFVTGQRSLDEWDSYVAEIDGLGSTQLVDTYNTALARQQ; this is translated from the coding sequence ATGAAGAGCACGAGAATGCGGACCGCGGTCGCGGCCGTGTCGATCAGCACCCTGGCCCTCGGCCTGGCCGCGTGCAGCAGCAGCGACGAGGGCGGGTCCGGCGACGGCGAGGCGACCGGCGACGGCGTCTCGATCGGCGCGGAGCAGTCGGTCGGCGCGATGGAGGACTTCGCCGCGGGCGAGACCTTCCAGGCGACCGAGCCGGTCGAGTTCTCCCTGCTGTACCGCGACCACCCGAACTACCCGGTGCAGGACGACTGGTCGGTCTTCCAGCAGCTCGAGGCGAACCAGAACGTCACGTTCACCCGCACGGACGTGCCGCTGGCGGACTGGGACCAGAAGAAGGCGCTGCTCATCGGGTCGGGCGAGACGTCCGACATCATGTCGGTGACGTACCCGGGCCAGGAGGTGCAGTTCGTCTCCGGCGGTGCGCTGCTGCCCGTGTCGGACTACCTGGAGTACATGCCGAACTTCTCGCAGAAGCTCGCCGACTGGGACCTGTCCGAGGACGTGGACAACCTCCGCCAGGAGGACGGCAAGTTCTACATCCTGCCGGGTGTCCGCGAGGTCACCGACGTGCAGTACTCGGTCGTCGTGAACGACGACATGTGGACCAAGGCCGGCATCACCGAGGACCCGGCGACGTGGGAGGAGTTCGCGGCGGACCTGCAGACGGTCAAGGACGCGAACCCGGACGTCGACTACGCGTTCTCGGACCGCTGGACCGACTCGCAGCCGCTGGGCGCGATGCTGCAGTACATGGCGCCGAACTTCGGCGCGTCGGGCGGCTGGGGCTACTCGAACACCTGGTACGACGCCGCGTCGGGCGAGTTCACGTTCAACGGCACGTCCGAGGGCTACCGCGAGCTCCTCGACACGGTCGCCGGCATGATCGAGTCCGGCGCGATGGACCCGGAGATCACGCAGAACGACGACCAGGCGAAGCAGAAGTTCATCTCGGGCAAGTCGGCGGCGATCTCGGGCAACACGCAGGAGATCACGGCCTACCGCACCGCCCTGGAGGACGCCGGCAAGGACGTCAAGATCCGCATGCTCACCCTGCCGGCCGGCCCTGCGGGCAGCAACCTGATGCCGAGCCGCCTGTCGTCGGGTCTGATGATCGCGGCCGACGCCGCGGAGAAGCCGTACTTCAAGGCGCTCCTGCAGTACGTCGACTGGCAGTACTACTCGGACGAGGGCATCGAGTTCGCCCAGTGGGGCGTCGAGGGCGAGACGTACGACACGGTCGACGGCGTGCGCACCCTCAAGGACGACATCGGCTGGAACGCCATCAACCCGGGCGCCCCGAAGATGCTCAACACCGACTTCGGGTACAGCAACGGCGTGTTCCTCCTCGCGAACGGTTCGTCGCAGGAGCTCCTGGAGTCCGTGATGTCGGACGAGACGAAGGAGTGGACGCGTGCCGTCCTCGACGCCAAGACGGTGCTGCCGGTGACCCCGGCCGCCCGCCTGGACGAGATGGAGCTCGAGCAGGTGTCCCTGCTCGACACCCAGCTCAAGGACGCCGTGATGGCCGCGACCGCGGCGTTCGTCACGGGCCAGCGCTCGCTGGACGAGTGGGACTCCTACGTGGCGGAGATCGACGGCCTGGGCTCGACCCAGCTCGTCGACACCTACAACACGGCGCTCGCTCGCCAGCAGTGA
- a CDS encoding GH39 family glycosyl hydrolase, which yields MSTIVVPSVPTGVLGDAWRRCVGTGRLNLALRADYQESLALVQSEIGFEYVRGHGLLSDDLGIHRPYDAGGHRGTRYSFTYADQVLDSWLERGIRPFLELGFMPSGLASGDQTVFWWKGNVTPPRDHGEWAALVQAVVRHAIDRYGLDEVRRWPIEVWNEPNLVNFWQDASQEAYFRLYEVTAAAVKEVDAELQVGGPAISPGADEWWAPFADFVTDRDVPVDFLSFHAYTTGPAQHVPFGTYQTLRDPQSLLDQFAMPAKLLAGSRLEGLPTHVTEFSTSYRPDNPVHDTPYQAASLAPVLAGGGDLVDSFSYWTFCDVFEEEGVPAAALHGGFGLLGHRQLRKPAYHLYTFMARMGQDVLHRGADHLVTRDDAGRVTVLAWQPVGGTDAPEEPERHELRLSVPLAGADRASVHRSRVAPDQGDVLGAWRHLGRPASPTARQLDLLHEASEPVRSLSSLDVVDGRVTLDLTLARHEVTLVEIDPVRDETPAWLDDARIVGPRAAQGV from the coding sequence GTGTCCACGATCGTCGTCCCGTCCGTCCCGACCGGTGTCCTGGGGGACGCCTGGCGCCGCTGCGTGGGCACCGGCCGGCTGAACCTCGCCCTGCGGGCGGACTACCAGGAGTCCCTGGCGCTGGTGCAGTCCGAGATCGGGTTCGAGTACGTCCGGGGGCACGGCCTGCTGTCGGACGACCTCGGCATCCACCGCCCCTACGACGCGGGCGGACACCGGGGCACCCGCTACTCGTTCACGTACGCCGACCAGGTGCTCGACTCGTGGCTGGAACGGGGGATCCGCCCGTTCCTCGAGCTCGGCTTCATGCCGTCCGGTCTGGCGTCGGGCGACCAGACGGTGTTCTGGTGGAAGGGCAACGTGACCCCGCCGCGCGACCACGGCGAGTGGGCCGCGCTGGTGCAGGCCGTGGTGCGGCACGCGATCGACCGGTACGGCCTGGACGAGGTCCGTCGCTGGCCGATCGAGGTCTGGAACGAGCCGAACCTCGTGAACTTCTGGCAGGACGCCTCCCAGGAGGCGTACTTCCGCCTGTACGAGGTGACGGCGGCCGCGGTGAAGGAGGTCGACGCGGAGCTCCAGGTGGGCGGCCCCGCGATCTCCCCGGGGGCCGACGAGTGGTGGGCGCCGTTCGCGGACTTCGTCACCGACCGCGACGTGCCGGTCGACTTCCTGTCGTTCCACGCGTACACCACCGGCCCCGCGCAGCACGTGCCGTTCGGCACCTACCAGACGCTGCGCGACCCGCAGTCGCTGCTCGACCAGTTCGCGATGCCCGCGAAGCTGCTCGCCGGGTCGCGGCTGGAGGGCCTGCCGACGCACGTCACGGAGTTCTCCACGAGCTACCGCCCGGACAACCCGGTGCACGACACCCCGTACCAGGCGGCGTCCCTCGCCCCGGTGCTGGCCGGCGGCGGCGACCTCGTGGACTCGTTCTCCTACTGGACGTTCTGCGACGTCTTCGAGGAGGAGGGTGTGCCCGCGGCGGCGCTGCACGGCGGGTTCGGCCTGCTGGGCCACCGCCAGCTCCGCAAGCCCGCCTACCACCTGTACACCTTCATGGCGCGGATGGGGCAGGACGTGCTGCACCGCGGCGCCGACCACCTCGTCACCCGCGACGACGCCGGCCGCGTCACCGTGCTCGCCTGGCAGCCCGTGGGCGGCACCGACGCCCCCGAGGAGCCGGAGCGGCACGAGCTGCGCCTGTCTGTCCCGCTGGCGGGCGCCGACCGCGCGTCCGTGCACCGCTCCCGCGTCGCGCCCGACCAGGGCGACGTCCTCGGCGCCTGGCGTCACCTCGGCCGCCCGGCCTCCCCGACCGCCCGCCAGCTCGACCTGCTGCACGAGGCGTCCGAGCCGGTCCGCTCCCTGAGCTCGCTCGACGTCGTGGACGGTCGCGTCACGCTCGACCTCACGCTCGCGCGCCACGAGGTCACGCTCGTCGAGATCGACCCCGTGCGCGACGAGACGCCGGCGTGGCTGGACGACGCGCGCATCGTCGGCCCCCGCGCGGCGCAGGGCGTCTGA
- a CDS encoding glycosyltransferase, which yields MAAQQARDPGDGILSRIAARVYWYGTVGVLVALGCVPSLLLLLALDRSPGNVLVLPLCLAPAVPFLSAGLFTLRARARVDEPAPARTFARGLRLNTRDVLLLVVPALVLLGVVATSVVHREAAGIGVAYVVVLLVVALAVVLWTLQALTLASVFRFRVRDVARLALHYLTRRPGATVGLLALVVVAGGVVAVAGEVGLVVLAVAWLWFLLRVDAPVLADVEDRYVA from the coding sequence ATGGCGGCGCAGCAGGCCCGCGACCCGGGCGACGGCATCCTCAGCCGGATCGCGGCCCGGGTGTACTGGTACGGGACCGTCGGCGTGCTCGTCGCGCTCGGCTGCGTGCCGTCGCTCCTGCTGCTGCTCGCGCTCGACCGCTCGCCCGGGAACGTGCTCGTCCTGCCGCTGTGCCTCGCCCCGGCCGTGCCGTTCCTGTCCGCCGGGCTGTTCACGCTCCGGGCGCGGGCCCGGGTCGACGAGCCAGCCCCGGCGCGCACGTTCGCCCGCGGCCTGCGGCTCAACACCCGCGACGTGCTGCTCCTGGTGGTGCCCGCCCTGGTGCTGCTCGGCGTCGTCGCGACCTCCGTCGTGCACCGCGAGGCCGCCGGCATCGGTGTCGCGTACGTCGTCGTGCTGCTCGTCGTGGCGCTCGCCGTCGTCCTGTGGACGCTCCAGGCGCTCACCCTCGCCTCGGTGTTCCGGTTCCGGGTGCGTGACGTCGCCCGGCTCGCCCTCCACTACCTGACCCGCCGGCCCGGCGCGACCGTCGGCCTGCTCGCGCTCGTCGTCGTCGCCGGCGGCGTGGTCGCCGTCGCGGGGGAGGTGGGGCTGGTCGTCCTCGCCGTCGCCTGGCTCTGGTTCCTGCTGCGCGTGGACGCGCCCGTGCTCGCCGACGTCGAGGACCGGTACGTCGCCTGA